A section of the Chryseobacterium ginsenosidimutans genome encodes:
- a CDS encoding DEAD/DEAH box helicase, whose product MNFTDLNLIDPIAKAIQEQGYTNPTPIQERSIPDIVNGRDFLGCAQTGTGKTAAFAIPILQNLSKNKPSNKNIRALILTPTRELAIQIEENIKAYGKYLPLKHLVIFGGVKQGSQETALRKGVDILVATPGRLLDFIAQGIISLKNIEIFVLDEADRMLDMGFVHDVKRVIKLLPQRRQTLFFSATMPSEIQKLADSILNNPVKVEVTPVSSTAETINQSVYFVERDDKLDLLTHILKNDIADSVLVFSRTKHGADKIARKLQSSSISTEAIHGNKSQNARQNALNNFKSGKTRVLVATDIAARGIDIDELKYVVNFELSDVSETYVHRIGRTGRAGAEGNSISFVDGLDLLNLKNTEKLIGMKIPVEKNHPFHTDNLVAQKRDSNNKPSQGRPQTSNSSRPQNSGSKKPGTTPAVGGFKKPKNKNFTRKK is encoded by the coding sequence TTGAATTTCACAGATTTAAACTTAATCGACCCTATTGCAAAGGCAATTCAGGAACAAGGATATACAAACCCAACTCCCATTCAAGAAAGATCAATTCCGGATATCGTCAATGGTAGAGACTTTTTGGGATGCGCACAGACAGGAACAGGAAAAACGGCAGCATTTGCCATCCCTATCTTACAAAATCTTTCTAAAAACAAACCTTCAAATAAAAATATCAGAGCCTTAATATTAACTCCTACAAGAGAATTGGCTATCCAAATCGAGGAAAATATTAAAGCTTACGGAAAATATCTACCTCTAAAACATCTTGTAATTTTCGGAGGTGTAAAACAAGGAAGCCAGGAAACGGCTTTGAGAAAAGGTGTTGATATTTTAGTAGCAACTCCCGGAAGATTATTAGACTTTATCGCTCAGGGAATTATCAGCTTAAAAAACATTGAAATTTTTGTTCTGGATGAAGCCGACAGAATGCTGGATATGGGTTTTGTACATGATGTGAAAAGAGTTATCAAACTTTTACCGCAGAGAAGACAGACTTTATTTTTCTCGGCAACAATGCCTTCAGAAATTCAAAAGCTTGCAGATTCTATTCTAAATAACCCTGTAAAAGTAGAAGTAACGCCCGTTTCATCTACTGCAGAAACAATCAATCAATCTGTTTATTTTGTTGAAAGAGATGATAAATTAGATCTTCTTACGCATATTTTAAAGAATGATATTGCAGATTCCGTACTGGTTTTTTCCAGAACAAAACACGGAGCTGACAAAATTGCTAGAAAACTGCAGTCGAGCAGTATCTCAACAGAAGCTATACATGGTAATAAATCTCAGAATGCGCGTCAAAACGCTTTAAATAACTTCAAATCGGGTAAAACAAGAGTCTTGGTTGCAACAGATATTGCAGCCAGAGGAATTGATATTGATGAATTGAAATATGTCGTAAATTTTGAGCTTTCCGACGTTTCTGAAACTTATGTTCACAGAATCGGAAGAACAGGAAGAGCCGGTGCAGAAGGTAATTCTATTTCTTTTGTTGATGGTTTAGATTTATTAAATCTGAAAAACACGGAAAAGCTAATCGGAATGAAAATTCCTGTGGAAAAAAATCATCCGTTCCATACTGATAATCTGGTTGCTCAGAAAAGGGATTCTAATAACAAACCTTCACAGGGAAGACCTCAAACATCAAACTCTTCCAGACCTC
- a CDS encoding DUF6438 domain-containing protein produces MNSKYSKIEYEAGACFGSCPIFKITINPDRTAVLEAEHFNFSKGFSKGEFDKPREGTFKGTIKEEDYNKLITLLDGLDIKNLNEKYGERNVTDLPTSYLRINFADGTSKNVEDYGKKGTEKLSEAYKFFEDLRNNQQWTKVK; encoded by the coding sequence ATGAATTCAAAATATTCTAAAATTGAATATGAAGCAGGAGCTTGTTTCGGATCTTGTCCTATTTTCAAAATTACTATCAATCCGGACAGAACTGCTGTACTTGAAGCAGAACATTTTAATTTCTCGAAAGGATTTTCAAAAGGAGAATTCGACAAACCTCGTGAAGGAACTTTTAAGGGAACAATTAAAGAAGAAGATTATAATAAATTAATTACCTTATTGGATGGCTTGGACATAAAAAATTTAAATGAAAAGTATGGTGAAAGAAATGTTACCGACCTTCCTACTTCCTATTTAAGAATTAATTTTGCTGATGGAACTTCAAAAAATGTTGAAGATTATGGTAAAAAAGGAACTGAGAAACTCTCTGAAGCTTACAAGTTTTTTGAAGATCTTAGAAACAACCAACAATGGACAAAAGTGAAATAA
- a CDS encoding class I SAM-dependent methyltransferase, whose translation MYNFLKSVAKNIIPQTALINNEERFRKLLIPFYRGKNHECNICGTKLKNFAQLNNGDLICPVCGSISRARRLYKLLNEEFMKPTMKVLDFSPFRILYKKWKKKSDIQYFATDFGSDFIADYQYDITNIDCKNETFDLIICYHILEHIIDDRKAMSELLRVLKKDGKVLIQTPFKKGEIYEDYSIVTDEGRLKHFGQEDHVRIYSVVGLEDRLKEAGFQVEVRNFEGDKYYGFSQDEKILVCTK comes from the coding sequence ATGTACAATTTCCTAAAGTCGGTTGCTAAGAATATTATTCCTCAAACAGCTCTTATTAATAATGAAGAAAGATTTAGGAAGTTGCTGATTCCTTTTTATCGTGGTAAAAACCATGAATGTAACATTTGCGGAACTAAACTTAAAAATTTTGCACAACTTAATAATGGTGATCTTATCTGTCCCGTTTGCGGAAGTATTTCCAGAGCGCGCAGATTGTACAAGCTTCTCAACGAAGAATTCATGAAACCTACAATGAAAGTCCTGGATTTTTCACCGTTCAGAATTTTATATAAAAAATGGAAAAAGAAAAGTGACATCCAATATTTTGCTACAGATTTCGGAAGTGATTTTATAGCCGATTATCAATATGATATTACAAATATTGACTGTAAAAATGAAACTTTTGACCTGATTATCTGTTATCATATTTTAGAACATATCATTGATGACAGAAAAGCAATGTCTGAACTGCTGAGGGTTCTTAAAAAAGATGGAAAGGTTTTGATTCAGACTCCTTTTAAAAAAGGTGAGATTTATGAGGATTATTCTATTGTGACTGATGAAGGGCGATTAAAGCATTTCGGACAGGAAGATCATGTAAGGATTTATTCAGTTGTAGGTTTGGAAGATCGATTGAAAGAAGCTGGCTTTCAAGTTGAAGTAAGAAATTTTGAGGGAGACAAATATTATGGATTTTCACAGGATGAAAAAATTCTTGTCTGTACAAAATAA
- a CDS encoding T9SS type A sorting domain-containing protein — protein sequence MKKFYITIIMTILPILVFSQGENDNWYFGQNAGVNFTGSTPVALTNSQMYAEEAAGTASDASGKLLFYTNGVDIYDRQHQLMQNGTNIGGGLSTQQLAIVKNPANPKQYYVFTAAEIDNPNTYLAYSIVDMDLGNIGGNGHPLGIVLPSSKRIPILNSVGHKMNTEAVTVVMHSDYNSFWIVIPYGNNLYSYRLSTTGFNPVPVVSNLGLSSPLDGSKYFGIKASPKTEMFKPFSNYLSINMWMPGNNYMNKVYSFENSTGQITNHFSLNIDTSKSYVSEFSSYGKILYLGQDKIYAINMDTSVSFPVFNQIFSGASGVFFYGMQRNKYDNIYLNNFGSNYLSKINNPDTYGGNSVNVNAVNLNGKYTYLGLPQPLFWSWAGVTECVMDLALQTPETHADHTYSVNDYIITSGNYSTDVSNQSIIMKANNFIRLMPNTHIKAGSNFLAKIAPCEILGEEMKQRSAVNSDQKISLNLDLRDNIVDNNLIKIYPNPVSDLLNIKSNLKIDKVEVYDISGKKINIILNDNKIDVKKFPTGSYIINIEIKEGKITKKFIKK from the coding sequence ATGAAAAAGTTTTATATAACAATTATAATGACAATATTGCCAATACTTGTATTCTCACAAGGAGAAAATGATAATTGGTATTTTGGACAGAACGCGGGAGTGAATTTTACAGGAAGTACACCCGTAGCACTTACAAATAGCCAAATGTATGCAGAAGAAGCAGCTGGGACAGCAAGTGATGCTAGTGGGAAACTACTATTTTATACTAATGGTGTTGATATTTATGACAGGCAGCATCAGCTCATGCAAAATGGTACAAATATCGGAGGTGGTTTGTCTACCCAACAACTTGCTATCGTAAAGAACCCTGCTAATCCTAAACAGTATTATGTTTTTACTGCGGCAGAAATAGATAATCCGAATACTTATCTTGCTTATAGCATTGTAGATATGGATTTAGGGAATATCGGTGGAAACGGTCACCCACTTGGAATAGTGTTACCAAGTTCTAAGCGTATTCCTATCCTTAATAGTGTTGGTCACAAAATGAATACAGAGGCTGTTACAGTTGTAATGCATTCTGATTATAATTCATTCTGGATTGTGATTCCTTATGGAAACAATTTATATAGCTACAGATTGTCAACCACAGGGTTTAATCCGGTTCCTGTAGTAAGTAATTTAGGACTTTCAAGTCCATTAGATGGATCAAAATATTTTGGAATAAAAGCTTCTCCGAAAACTGAAATGTTTAAACCGTTTTCCAATTATCTTTCGATAAATATGTGGATGCCTGGAAATAATTATATGAATAAAGTGTATTCTTTTGAAAATTCTACAGGTCAAATTACCAATCATTTTTCTTTGAATATTGATACTTCAAAATCATATGTTTCTGAGTTTAGTAGCTATGGAAAAATATTATACTTAGGACAGGATAAAATATATGCAATTAATATGGATACTTCAGTTTCATTTCCTGTATTTAATCAAATATTTTCCGGTGCTTCCGGAGTATTTTTTTATGGAATGCAAAGAAATAAGTATGACAATATTTATTTGAATAATTTTGGTTCTAATTATTTAAGTAAAATTAATAATCCAGATACTTATGGAGGAAATAGTGTAAATGTAAATGCAGTTAATCTAAATGGAAAATACACTTATTTGGGATTACCACAACCGTTATTTTGGTCTTGGGCAGGAGTGACAGAATGTGTGATGGATCTTGCATTACAAACCCCTGAAACACACGCAGATCATACTTACTCTGTAAACGATTATATTATTACTTCAGGGAATTATTCTACAGATGTTAGTAATCAGTCAATAATAATGAAAGCAAATAACTTTATTAGATTAATGCCGAATACACACATTAAGGCAGGTTCCAATTTTCTTGCCAAGATAGCTCCTTGTGAAATTCTTGGAGAAGAAATGAAGCAAAGATCAGCAGTGAATAGTGATCAAAAAATTTCTTTAAATCTAGATTTAAGAGACAATATTGTTGATAATAATTTGATAAAAATCTATCCAAACCCTGTTTCAGATCTTTTAAACATTAAATCTAATTTGAAAATTGATAAAGTGGAAGTATACGATATTTCCGGTAAAAAGATTAATATAATATTAAATGATAATAAAATTGATGTTAAAAAATTTCCGACAGGATCTTATATCATTAATATAGAAATAAAAGAAGGGAAAATAACTAAGAAATTTATCAAAAAATAA